The DNA region GAGCGGTTGCGCTCGACCGATGCCGCCCCGATGAACTGGAACGACGCTTCGATCCTGCGCGATCTCGCCCGCGATCTCGGCTTCGCCTCGGGGCCGGCGCTGCTGCGCGCCGTCGACACGCAGCGCACCGAGGTCGCCACCATCTACAAGCGCGTGGTGCGGGCGGATTGAGGGGCGGCTTTGTTGGGCCAGCGGGTTGCGCCCGTCACATCCCCCAGCGCAGGGCGGCGGTGTGCACGGGCGCGTCCCAGAGCGCTGCGTCTCCGTCGTCGAGCAGCGAGACCGTGATCGAGGCGCCCGCCATGTCGAGGGACGTCACATAAGAGCCGACGAGCGCGCGCGCCGGCTTGATGCCCGCGGCCTCAAGGATGCGCGCCGCCTCGTGGTAGACGAGATAGAGCTCGATCGAGGGCGTGCCGCCGAAGCCGTTGACGAACAGGATGGCCTCGCTGCCGCGCTTGGGCGCCAGGTCGGACAGAATGGCCTTGGTCATCTCCTCGACGATCGCCCGGGCCGAGGCGAGCTTCACGCGGCGGCGGCCCGGTTCGCCATGGATGCCGACGCCCATCTCCATGTCCTCGTCGCCGAGCTCGAAATTCGGCTTGCCGGCGGCCGGCACCGTGCATGAGGTCAGCGCCACACCCATGGAGCGGGTCCGCCGGTTCACCGCCTGCCCCAAGGCCTGGAGGTCGGCGCGCCCCATGCCGGCCTCGGCGGCAGCGCCGACGATCTTCTCGACGATGAGGGTGCCGGCGACACCGCGCCGTCCCGTCGAATAGGTCGAGGTCTCGACCGCGACGTCGTCATCGGTGACGATGGTGATGCAACGTCCATCGGTCATCTCGGCAGCCATCTCGAAATTCATCACATCGCCTTCGTAATTCTTGACGATG from Rhizobiales bacterium GAS188 includes:
- a CDS encoding dihydroxyacetone kinase DhaK subunit, whose protein sequence is MKKFLNSPQTLLDESLDGFAAAHADIVVTGEERKFLRRKILKPGKVGLISGGGSGHEPLHAGFVGQGMLDAACPGQIFTSPTPDQMIAAVEAVDQGAGVVFIVKNYEGDVMNFEMAAEMTDGRCITIVTDDDVAVETSTYSTGRRGVAGTLIVEKIVGAAAEAGMGRADLQALGQAVNRRTRSMGVALTSCTVPAAGKPNFELGDEDMEMGVGIHGEPGRRRVKLASARAIVEEMTKAILSDLAPKRGSEAILFVNGFGGTPSIELYLVYHEAARILEAAGIKPARALVGSYVTSLDMAGASITVSLLDDGDAALWDAPVHTAALRWGM